In Cryptosporangium phraense, the sequence GGCCAGCCAGCTCAGGAACAGCTCCTTGACCCCGCGGATCAGGTACAGCGGCGTCGGCAGGACGTGCGCCGCGCCGGCCTCCGCGAGCGCGCCGACCATCGCGTCGAGCTGGTCGTCGCCGTCGGTGAGGTGCGGCAGGATCGGCGCCAGGAACACGGTCGGGGCGAACCCCGCGTCGCGCATCGCCCGCAGCGTCGCCAGCCGCGCCACGGTCGGCGGCGCGCCCGGCTCCAACGTCTCGTCGAGGAACGGGATCGACAGGCCCAGCTCGACGTTCAGCCGTTCGGCCGCGGCGGCCAGCCGGTCGAGGTCGCGCCGGACGACGGCCCCCTTGGTCAGGATCGAGAACGGGATCCGGGCCCCGGCCAGCGCGTCGATCAGCGACGGCATCAGCGCGTAGCGGCCTTCGGCCCGCTGGTACGGATCCGTGCTGGTCCCGAACGCGACCCGTTCGGGCAGCACCCGCTTCGTCGCGAGTTCCCGCCGCAGCACCTCGCCGACGTTGATCTTGACGACGAGCTGCCGCTCGAAATCGGCGCCGAGATTCAGGCCGAGGTGCTCGTGCGACGGGCGCGCGAAGCAGTACGTGCAGGCGTGCGTGCAGCCCCGGTACGGGTTGATCGTCCACTCGCCGGGCAGCATCGAGGCCGTGGCCGGGACGTGGTTGAGCGCGCTCTTGGTGAGCACCTCGTGGAACGTCACGCCCTCGAACTCGGGGGTCCGGACGCTGCGGACCAGGTTGTTCAGGCCGGCCAGACCGGGCAGCGTGCCGGGCGCGATCGCGTCGACGCGCTGGCCGGCCCACCGCAGGTCGCCGTCGGTCACCGGCTGGGGAAGCCGCCGTTGATCACGGTCCACGGCTCCACCTCACTCAGTGCCTCGTAGGTGCCCTCGTGAAGGACCTCGCGGGTCGCCCGCACGACGAGCGAGTAGGCCGCGAACGCGACCGACGCCCCCAGGCTTACCCGGCGGACCCCGGCCTTCGCCAGCTCCCCGACGCTCGGCGCGCCCGGCCCGGCCATCACATTCACCGGGATCGGGGCGTCGGCCACCAGCGTCGCGATCACGTCCAGGTCGGTGAGGCCCGGCACGAAGAGCGTGTCCGCGCCCGCGTCGGCGTAGGCCCGCGCCCGGCGCAGCGTCTCGTCGTACCGGCCCTCGGGCGCGCCGATGCCGGCCAGGTACACGTCGGTCCGGGCGTTGATCTGCAGATTCGGGAGTCCGGCGGCGGCCGCCGCCTCCCGCGCGGCCCGGATCCGGGCGGCCTGCGCGCCGTCGTCGAACAGCCCGCCGTCGGGGTTCCCGCTGTCCTCGAGGTTGATCCCGACGGCCCCGGCCGCGACGACCCCGCGGGCGGTCTCGGCGACGTCGGACGGGCCCGGGCCGTACCCGCTCTCGACGTCCGCGCTCACCGGAAGGTCGACCGCCGCGGCGATGTCCCGGACGACGTCCAGGGCGGCTTCGCGGGTCAGGTGCTGCCCGTCGGGGACTCCCCGGCCCCACGACACCCCGGCGCTCGTCGTCGCGATGACGAGCGCGCCGGTGTTCGCGGTCAGGACCGCGCTCCCGACGTCCCACGCGTTCGGCAGCACGTAGGTGCCGGCCCGGTTCAGGGCGGCCAACTCGTCG encodes:
- a CDS encoding isocitrate lyase/PEP mutase family protein → MSKTQQQKADELAALNRAGTYVLPNAWDVGSAVLTANTGALVIATTSAGVSWGRGVPDGQHLTREAALDVVRDIAAAVDLPVSADVESGYGPGPSDVAETARGVVAAGAVGINLEDSGNPDGGLFDDGAQAARIRAAREAAAAAGLPNLQINARTDVYLAGIGAPEGRYDETLRRARAYADAGADTLFVPGLTDLDVIATLVADAPIPVNVMAGPGAPSVGELAKAGVRRVSLGASVAFAAYSLVVRATREVLHEGTYEALSEVEPWTVINGGFPSR
- a CDS encoding radical SAM protein, producing the protein MDRDQRRLPQPVTDGDLRWAGQRVDAIAPGTLPGLAGLNNLVRSVRTPEFEGVTFHEVLTKSALNHVPATASMLPGEWTINPYRGCTHACTYCFARPSHEHLGLNLGADFERQLVVKINVGEVLRRELATKRVLPERVAFGTSTDPYQRAEGRYALMPSLIDALAGARIPFSILTKGAVVRRDLDRLAAAAERLNVELGLSIPFLDETLEPGAPPTVARLATLRAMRDAGFAPTVFLAPILPHLTDGDDQLDAMVGALAEAGAAHVLPTPLYLIRGVKELFLSWLARTHPDLVGTYEELYARGSRTPPAYRELVRARVERALRRHGLPVPDESTEDKFALLGKRAAPPPPAQSTLF